A window of uncultured Methanobrevibacter sp. genomic DNA:
ATAATTTTTGGAGTTTGTTTGGTTACTGTTATTTTGGCAGCAGCATATGATGCTTTATAGATATTGTCACCTAAATAATATGTTGAAATAGAATAGGAACCTGCTTTTTTGATGTTCAATTGGAATTTGAAAGCACCATTCTTGTCTGTTGTCTTCTTATATGTTTTTCCATTATAGGAAATTAATATTTCTTTATTTGGTAAAACAATACCTAGAGCATCTTTCAATATTCCTTTAAAGTTTTTTCCTATTTTGCCATCAACAGCGACATCTACTGTCTTGGTTTTCACATTACTACAGGTGATTTTAGTTTTAACAACTGGAACAAAAATAGTAACATCGGCTTCTGTTTTAACTCCATCATGTTCACATTCAAATAGATATTTTCCACTTGACAGATTTTTAACAACACATTCTGCATATCCGTATTCATCAGTAGTTACATTAGCTATATTGATACCGTTTAATTGAACTACCTCGACTTTGGTGAAGTCGAGGATTCTTACTTCACGGGCTGATACTCTCCCACGAGAGTAGGATTACCGTGCTATCCCCCCTGTTCCA
This region includes:
- a CDS encoding Ig-like domain repeat protein, whose protein sequence is MKTKTVDVAVDGKIGKNFKGILKDALGIVLPNKEILISYNGKTYKKTTDKNGAFKFQLNIKKAGSYSISTYYLGDNIYKASYAAAKITVTKQTPKIIAKKATYKVKTKKKLIKATFKSVKNHPVKGKLIKFTVKGKTYSAKTNKKGIASVNIKLAKKGTYKVAVKFAGDTTYNKVTKKITLKIK